The Tumebacillus amylolyticus genome window below encodes:
- a CDS encoding sensor histidine kinase — translation MKRPARLRARVTWTLIGIAVGILGLGTLVVLAETHYHFLMAQNQLPLTTPKQDWTHLFSHVEMALVESILWTALGAMVLVIGVSWWIAKKVTAPLQEMRQTAERMINGQLDARAEVVGEDELADLGRTLNELAERLQRQEVLRKTMTADIAHELRTPLSTLKSHMEAFEDGIWEPTPTRIHSCSEEIERLIHLVRDLELLMHMDAPDFTLNLRLEDLGHVVKNAAESTRAAFLQKGVELQVDDLTPVLLQIDPERVTQILLNLLSNALKFTGSGGKVCVTLAHSADHCVLTVSDTGIGISPSDLPFVFERLYRADKSRARTQGGGGLGLTIVKRLVVAHGGTVSLESEPGRGTTATVLLPT, via the coding sequence ATGAAACGTCCGGCCCGTTTGCGAGCGAGGGTGACGTGGACGTTGATCGGCATTGCGGTGGGCATTCTCGGTTTGGGGACGCTGGTCGTGCTGGCGGAGACGCATTATCATTTTTTGATGGCTCAGAATCAATTGCCCCTGACGACGCCGAAACAGGATTGGACGCATCTGTTCTCGCATGTGGAGATGGCTTTGGTGGAATCGATTCTCTGGACGGCGCTGGGGGCGATGGTGCTCGTCATCGGCGTTTCTTGGTGGATCGCCAAGAAAGTCACCGCTCCGTTGCAAGAGATGCGTCAAACGGCGGAACGGATGATAAACGGACAGCTCGATGCGAGAGCCGAAGTGGTCGGCGAGGATGAACTTGCCGATCTCGGACGGACGCTGAACGAACTGGCGGAGCGGTTGCAGCGTCAAGAAGTCTTGCGCAAGACGATGACCGCCGACATCGCGCATGAATTGCGAACCCCGCTTTCGACGTTGAAAAGTCACATGGAAGCGTTCGAAGACGGCATCTGGGAGCCGACTCCGACCCGCATACACTCCTGCTCCGAAGAGATCGAGCGTCTCATTCATCTCGTGCGCGACCTCGAATTGCTCATGCACATGGACGCACCTGATTTCACCTTGAACTTGCGCTTGGAAGACCTCGGCCACGTAGTAAAAAATGCGGCGGAGAGCACCCGCGCCGCTTTTTTGCAAAAAGGGGTGGAGTTGCAGGTCGATGATCTCACGCCGGTTCTCTTGCAGATTGATCCCGAGCGGGTGACGCAGATTCTCTTGAATTTGCTTTCCAATGCGCTGAAGTTTACAGGAAGCGGGGGCAAGGTCTGTGTGACGTTGGCACATTCGGCAGACCATTGTGTGCTGACCGTCTCGGACACGGGGATCGGCATCTCGCCGTCCGACTTGCCGTTCGTTTTCGAACGGCTTTACCGTGCCGACAAATCTCGTGCCCGTACGCAGGGGGGCGGGGGATTGGGTCTGACGATTGTGAAGAGGCTGGTCGTTGCGCACGGCGGGACGGTGTCGTTGGAAAGTGAACCGGGGCGAGGGACGACAGCCACGGTTTTGCTGCCTACATGA
- a CDS encoding thioredoxin family protein, whose product MSKKPSNLEKRVQKQLKHAQDQKRKSRLPWIFGSIVVVLALIVAATFLSDNFDNTQVATTNLYSKEVTLQQLATKVSAKDDFYAYYYQPSCEHCKIVSPFLVPLADKMGKPMFPVNIEGQHDAWTQYAIKGTPTLIHFKDGKEVSRIDGQRDPSVYSEFFASAQ is encoded by the coding sequence ATGAGCAAAAAACCGAGCAATCTCGAAAAACGCGTACAAAAACAACTCAAACATGCACAGGACCAAAAGCGCAAAAGCCGCCTGCCGTGGATCTTCGGTTCCATCGTCGTCGTGCTTGCGCTCATCGTGGCTGCGACCTTCCTGTCCGACAATTTTGACAACACGCAAGTCGCCACCACGAACTTGTACAGCAAGGAAGTCACGCTCCAGCAGTTGGCGACCAAAGTCAGCGCCAAGGACGATTTTTACGCGTATTACTACCAACCGAGCTGTGAACATTGCAAAATCGTCTCGCCGTTCCTCGTCCCGCTCGCGGACAAAATGGGCAAACCGATGTTCCCGGTCAACATTGAGGGCCAGCACGACGCGTGGACGCAATACGCGATCAAAGGCACCCCGACGCTGATTCACTTCAAGGACGGCAAGGAGGTCTCTCGCATTGACGGACAACGCGACCCATCGGTCTACAGCGAATTTTTCGCCAGCGCCCAGTAA
- a CDS encoding cytochrome ubiquinol oxidase subunit I, giving the protein MDLIFSRILTGTTLGFHIFFATLGVGIPVLISLAEFIGLRKRDPEYLLLAKRWAKGFTILVAVGVVTGTCIGLQINLLWPNFMKLAGEVISLPFMMEAFAFFLEAIFLGIYLYTWGRFKNPWIHWSFSLPVIVGSSLSAALISTVNAFMNAPAGFKLVDGKLTEIDPMAAILNPATPSKLFHVLSSAYFMTACALAALTAFYLLFRNRRLTYYKKALGLTLSVALLGGILTAVAGDVSAKFMAAYNPEKLAAAEALFETEKGAPLLVGGLVDAEKQTVSYKIELPKMLSFLAFGNFNSEVRGLNAFPKEYQPPVFIHYMFQIMVASGVYGIAVSALYLFASWRRWKLATSKLLLWPIFLLGPIAIAGMELGWIFTEIGRKPWIIYGVMKLEDAVTTMTGIRGYFLAFLGLYLFIGIATIWVMVRFFRKRPVDRDPYYLEIHSDGGVPR; this is encoded by the coding sequence ATGGACCTGATTTTCAGCCGTATTCTGACCGGAACCACGCTTGGATTTCATATCTTTTTTGCCACGCTCGGCGTCGGCATTCCCGTGTTGATCAGCCTCGCCGAATTCATCGGCCTGCGCAAGCGCGACCCTGAGTACCTCCTGCTCGCCAAACGCTGGGCGAAGGGGTTTACGATCCTCGTCGCCGTCGGCGTTGTCACCGGAACTTGCATCGGGTTGCAGATCAATTTGCTCTGGCCGAACTTTATGAAACTGGCGGGCGAGGTCATCTCGCTGCCGTTTATGATGGAAGCGTTCGCGTTTTTCCTCGAAGCGATTTTCCTTGGCATTTATCTGTATACGTGGGGGCGATTCAAGAACCCTTGGATTCACTGGTCGTTTTCGTTGCCCGTTATCGTAGGGTCTTCGTTGTCGGCAGCCCTGATCTCGACGGTCAATGCGTTTATGAACGCGCCGGCCGGGTTCAAGTTGGTGGACGGCAAGTTGACGGAGATCGACCCGATGGCGGCCATTCTCAATCCGGCGACGCCGAGCAAACTGTTCCATGTGCTCTCCTCGGCGTACTTCATGACCGCCTGCGCGTTGGCGGCGCTGACCGCGTTCTACCTGCTGTTTCGCAACCGCCGTCTCACCTATTACAAAAAAGCGCTCGGCCTCACCCTGTCCGTCGCGCTTCTCGGCGGGATTCTGACGGCGGTGGCGGGAGACGTGTCCGCGAAGTTCATGGCGGCGTACAACCCCGAGAAATTGGCGGCGGCAGAGGCGCTTTTTGAAACGGAAAAAGGAGCCCCGTTGCTCGTCGGAGGCTTGGTGGATGCAGAGAAGCAGACCGTTTCGTACAAAATCGAACTGCCCAAAATGCTCTCGTTCCTCGCGTTTGGGAATTTCAATTCAGAAGTGCGCGGTCTGAACGCATTTCCCAAAGAATACCAACCGCCCGTGTTCATCCACTACATGTTTCAAATCATGGTGGCGTCCGGCGTGTACGGAATCGCGGTGTCGGCGCTGTACCTGTTCGCTTCTTGGCGTCGATGGAAGCTCGCGACGTCGAAGTTGTTGCTCTGGCCGATCTTCCTGCTGGGTCCGATTGCGATTGCGGGGATGGAGCTCGGGTGGATCTTTACGGAGATCGGTCGAAAGCCGTGGATCATCTACGGCGTGATGAAGTTGGAAGACGCGGTAACGACGATGACGGGGATTCGCGGGTACTTCCTCGCGTTCCTCGGATTGTATCTCTTCATTGGGATTGCGACGATTTGGGTCATGGTGCGCTTCTTCCGCAAGCGTCCGGTCGATCGTGATCCGTACTACCTCGAAATTCACAGCGACGGAGGTGTGCCGCGATGA
- a CDS encoding response regulator transcription factor, which yields MKTILIVDDEPKIRDVVASYLQKENYRTLESATGREALDLLQSANIDLCILDLMLPDISGVEVCRQIRRTMPLPVLMLTAKAMEEDRIAGLSLGADDYLTKPFSPRELVARVKAILRRSSENDLLADRVEFDEGALVIDTVKYEVFRQTELISLTPNEFKLLLTLARHPQRTFSREELVRKVLGYEFDGDPRTIDQHMKNLRHKLEADPKAPRYLLTVYGIGYKFAGGGFR from the coding sequence ATGAAGACAATCCTGATTGTTGATGATGAGCCGAAAATCCGCGACGTTGTCGCTTCCTATCTCCAAAAGGAAAATTATCGAACCCTTGAATCCGCGACGGGACGCGAGGCATTGGACTTGTTACAAAGCGCGAACATCGACCTCTGCATCCTCGATCTGATGCTGCCCGACATCTCTGGTGTCGAGGTTTGTCGACAGATTCGACGCACGATGCCCTTGCCCGTTTTGATGCTGACAGCCAAAGCGATGGAGGAGGATCGCATCGCAGGGTTGTCGCTTGGCGCGGACGATTATCTGACCAAACCGTTCTCCCCGCGTGAATTGGTCGCAAGGGTGAAAGCGATCTTGCGACGCAGTTCGGAGAACGATTTACTCGCCGACCGTGTAGAGTTTGACGAGGGTGCGCTTGTGATCGACACGGTAAAGTACGAAGTGTTTCGTCAGACGGAACTCATTTCGCTCACACCGAATGAGTTCAAACTCCTGCTCACGCTCGCCCGTCACCCGCAGCGGACGTTCTCCCGCGAGGAGTTGGTGAGGAAAGTGCTCGGCTATGAGTTCGACGGCGACCCGCGCACGATCGACCAACATATGAAAAACCTCCGACACAAACTAGAAGCAGACCCCAAAGCCCCGCGCTACCTGCTGACCGTCTACGGCATCGGATACAAGTTCGCTGGCGGAGGTTTTCGATGA
- a CDS encoding 2,4'-dihydroxyacetophenone dioxygenase family protein has translation MNTQSLVNKKVKGREAHAFDTSYIDPETLPWVPWVNGCFLKVLKVNPISGQFMVMLKTPPQLDLPGHHHYGIVLVHTIQGRWRYEGKEWLAKPGDIVFEPAGSFHKPITAPDNTDELILFNYLEGSLNFVDDDGNALFTLDWVAAADMYYNYCKEHNIEPVDLGAY, from the coding sequence ATGAATACCCAATCACTGGTAAATAAAAAAGTAAAAGGCCGAGAAGCACATGCGTTCGACACCTCCTATATCGATCCGGAGACGCTTCCGTGGGTGCCGTGGGTCAACGGCTGCTTCTTGAAAGTTCTCAAAGTCAACCCGATCTCCGGCCAGTTCATGGTCATGCTCAAAACCCCGCCGCAACTTGACCTCCCGGGTCACCACCACTATGGGATCGTACTCGTTCACACGATCCAAGGTCGTTGGAGATACGAAGGCAAGGAATGGCTCGCGAAGCCGGGCGACATCGTCTTCGAACCGGCAGGCTCCTTCCACAAGCCGATCACCGCTCCGGACAACACCGATGAGCTGATCCTCTTCAACTACCTCGAAGGTTCCCTGAACTTCGTAGATGACGACGGCAACGCTCTGTTCACCCTCGACTGGGTCGCTGCAGCAGATATGTACTACAACTACTGCAAGGAACACAACATCGAGCCGGTCGACCTCGGCGCATACTAA
- a CDS encoding cytochrome d ubiquinol oxidase subunit II, whose translation MSKPEMAISILWMFLFCYIILASIEFGSGFLLFWARVRKWPHEAEEMIERYLSPFWEVTNVFLIAFIVGLVGFFPSAAYYYGTVLLLPGSIALILLVLKGTFFAYCHYAKVRHWAYYLLQGLAGLLLPMVLVSLIPVSEGGFVTEVDGKLVLLFEKVMTSPLQWTFVLFALLSVLFVSAVFLNFYATKAGSPVAAAKFRTVALNLGLPALGSGAFILLPLANVRPEHFLRIATDYSWLLLISGAFFVTAYMLLQKNRRAGWSFLLVIAQYAFAVMAYGYSHLPYLLYPQLNINDAIVNPVMYHYLMWAMVGGLCILIPGLLFLAWLFLFSKDYVKNGY comes from the coding sequence ATGAGCAAGCCGGAGATGGCGATATCGATTCTGTGGATGTTTCTGTTCTGCTACATCATCCTCGCTTCCATTGAATTCGGGTCCGGCTTCCTGCTGTTCTGGGCACGAGTTCGCAAGTGGCCGCATGAAGCGGAGGAGATGATCGAGAGGTATCTGTCCCCGTTCTGGGAAGTGACCAACGTTTTTTTGATCGCGTTTATCGTCGGGTTGGTCGGGTTCTTCCCGTCGGCGGCGTACTATTATGGAACGGTCTTGCTGTTGCCGGGGTCGATTGCCCTGATTCTGTTGGTGTTGAAAGGGACGTTTTTCGCGTACTGTCACTACGCCAAAGTCCGGCATTGGGCGTACTACTTGCTGCAAGGGCTGGCAGGTCTGCTCTTGCCGATGGTGCTCGTCTCGTTGATTCCCGTGTCGGAGGGCGGCTTCGTGACGGAGGTGGACGGCAAGTTGGTGCTGCTGTTCGAGAAAGTCATGACGTCGCCGCTGCAATGGACGTTCGTCCTGTTCGCCCTGCTCTCCGTGCTGTTCGTCTCGGCGGTGTTCCTCAACTTCTACGCCACCAAAGCCGGCTCCCCCGTCGCCGCTGCGAAATTCCGCACCGTCGCCCTGAATTTGGGCCTCCCCGCTCTGGGGTCCGGGGCGTTCATCTTGCTCCCGTTGGCGAATGTGAGACCGGAGCACTTTCTGCGTATTGCGACCGATTATTCGTGGCTGTTGCTGATCTCCGGCGCGTTCTTCGTCACCGCGTACATGCTCCTGCAAAAAAACCGCCGCGCCGGCTGGTCGTTCCTCCTCGTGATTGCCCAATACGCCTTCGCCGTGATGGCGTACGGCTACTCCCACCTGCCCTATCTGCTCTACCCGCAATTGAACATCAACGACGCCATCGTCAACCCCGTCATGTACCACTACCTGATGTGGGCGATGGTCGGCGGGCTGTGCATCCTCATCCCCGGCCTGCTGTTTCTCGCCTGGCTGTTCCTGTTCAGCAAAGACTATGTGAAGAATGGATATTAA
- a CDS encoding APC family permease: MSQTKALQKTIRLPQLVALYIGAVLGSGVLLVPGLAAEIAGPASLLAWGLMTVLVLPMGLTMGLLSARYPNAGGVSHFVTRAFGERWGALVGWFFLLSVPLGVPINALTASGYLAAVLHLTDLQQALVAGVIVLVALGTNSLGMKIAGQVQIAVVAAIIVVLVGAFGGSVPHWETVHLQPFMPHGWWSVGEVAAILFWCFIGWEAVSHMSEEFVDPQKTAIRGVLYAVGAVGVLYLMAALATVLTGSYGGTDTVAALSRVIQQILGPVGGLLAAVTAVFICTATAIAYTGAAARVGLALARQGQAPKFFARVDEKRNTPSGALLFLGACYLVVLVLYANGLISIKALIQLPNATFIATYLGGCLAGVRLLHDHKWGLRCAWISLLMTIAVVPFLGWTALYPLVIGAVVLLLRKNS; the protein is encoded by the coding sequence ATGAGTCAAACCAAAGCTTTGCAAAAAACGATCCGACTGCCACAGTTGGTCGCTCTCTATATCGGTGCGGTGCTCGGCTCCGGCGTCCTGCTGGTTCCCGGCCTTGCCGCAGAAATCGCCGGGCCTGCGTCGCTTTTGGCATGGGGGTTGATGACGGTGCTCGTGTTGCCGATGGGTCTCACGATGGGGCTGCTCTCTGCCCGCTATCCGAATGCCGGCGGGGTTTCGCACTTTGTGACACGGGCGTTCGGCGAACGATGGGGGGCGCTGGTCGGGTGGTTTTTCCTGCTGTCCGTTCCGCTTGGCGTTCCGATTAATGCGCTGACCGCCTCCGGGTATCTCGCGGCGGTTCTGCATCTGACAGATCTCCAGCAAGCCTTGGTTGCGGGCGTCATCGTACTCGTGGCGCTTGGCACCAACTCTCTGGGCATGAAAATCGCCGGGCAAGTGCAAATTGCGGTCGTCGCGGCGATCATCGTCGTGCTGGTCGGTGCATTTGGCGGATCGGTGCCGCATTGGGAGACGGTGCATCTGCAACCGTTCATGCCGCACGGCTGGTGGAGCGTCGGGGAAGTGGCGGCAATTTTATTTTGGTGCTTCATCGGATGGGAAGCAGTCTCGCACATGTCGGAGGAGTTTGTCGATCCGCAAAAGACGGCGATTCGCGGCGTTTTGTACGCGGTCGGGGCCGTCGGGGTGTTATACCTCATGGCAGCGCTTGCCACAGTTTTGACGGGCAGTTACGGCGGCACAGACACCGTGGCGGCATTGTCCCGCGTCATTCAGCAGATTCTCGGTCCCGTCGGGGGACTTCTCGCGGCGGTGACCGCTGTGTTCATCTGCACGGCGACGGCCATCGCGTACACAGGAGCGGCGGCCCGCGTGGGATTGGCGTTGGCAAGACAAGGGCAGGCGCCGAAGTTTTTCGCTCGCGTGGATGAAAAAAGGAACACGCCGTCGGGCGCGCTCCTGTTCCTCGGGGCTTGTTATCTGGTGGTGCTGGTGCTCTATGCAAACGGTCTGATCTCGATCAAAGCTCTGATCCAACTCCCGAACGCGACGTTTATCGCCACCTACTTGGGCGGTTGCCTCGCCGGGGTTCGCTTGCTGCACGACCACAAATGGGGGTTGCGCTGTGCCTGGATTTCCTTGCTGATGACGATTGCGGTCGTCCCGTTTCTCGGCTGGACGGCGTTGTATCCGCTCGTGATCGGGGCTGTCGTTCTTTTACTTCGTAAAAATTCATAA